From the genome of Varibaculum prostatecancerukia, one region includes:
- the gatB gene encoding Asp-tRNA(Asn)/Glu-tRNA(Gln) amidotransferase subunit GatB: protein MSDLMKYEDAVAEFDPVLGLEVHVELGTKTKMFDSAPNSSLGEPNTRVTPVSVGLPGSLPVANERAVEYAIKIGLALNCEIAPFCRFARKNYFYPDLAKAYQISQYDEPIAHDGYVDVELEDGEIFRVNIERAHMEEDAGKNTHIGGEAGRIQGAAYSLVDYNRAGVPLVEIVSRPIEGAGAKTPQVAAAYVRTLRDIFRALDVSEARMERGNVRADVNVSLRPSPDAPLGTRTETKNVNSFKAIEKAVTFEIRRQAKILSEGGKVIQETRHWHEDSSSTSAGREKSDAEDYRYFPEPDLVPVAPAKEWVEELRANLPELPVARRRRLREEYGFSDMEMRDVVNADALDIIEATVAAGAAPQAARKWWMGEISRIAKEKNLELEKVAATPSDVAQLQDLVDQGKLNDKLARKVIAGVLEGEGTPAEVMKARGLEIVRDTAALQAAVAQVIADNPKVVEQIKGGKVKAIGALMGGVMRATKGQADAGEAREMILKQING, encoded by the coding sequence ATGAGCGACTTAATGAAATACGAAGATGCAGTAGCCGAGTTTGATCCGGTATTGGGGCTGGAAGTCCACGTCGAGCTAGGCACCAAAACCAAAATGTTTGATAGCGCCCCCAATTCTTCGCTGGGTGAACCCAACACCCGGGTAACCCCAGTTTCGGTGGGGTTGCCCGGATCCCTGCCGGTAGCCAATGAGCGGGCAGTGGAATACGCGATTAAAATCGGGCTGGCACTGAACTGCGAGATTGCACCTTTCTGTCGGTTCGCGCGCAAAAACTATTTCTATCCCGACCTGGCGAAGGCCTACCAGATTTCCCAATACGATGAGCCCATAGCCCATGACGGATACGTGGATGTAGAACTCGAGGATGGGGAAATCTTCCGGGTCAATATTGAACGCGCCCATATGGAAGAGGATGCCGGCAAGAACACCCATATCGGGGGAGAAGCCGGCCGTATCCAAGGCGCCGCCTATTCCCTGGTCGACTATAACCGCGCCGGGGTACCGCTGGTAGAAATCGTTTCGCGTCCTATCGAGGGCGCAGGAGCTAAAACCCCGCAGGTAGCGGCGGCTTATGTGCGCACTTTGCGGGATATTTTCCGGGCTTTGGACGTTTCGGAGGCGCGGATGGAACGCGGAAACGTGCGCGCTGACGTGAATGTGTCTTTGCGACCCAGCCCCGATGCGCCGCTAGGAACCCGGACTGAGACCAAGAACGTGAACTCGTTTAAGGCCATCGAAAAGGCGGTTACCTTTGAGATTCGCCGCCAGGCGAAGATTCTTTCTGAAGGCGGTAAAGTAATCCAGGAAACTCGTCACTGGCACGAGGATAGCTCCTCTACCTCTGCCGGGCGGGAAAAATCCGATGCCGAAGATTACCGTTACTTCCCGGAACCGGATTTAGTGCCGGTGGCTCCCGCGAAAGAATGGGTTGAAGAGTTGCGTGCCAACCTGCCGGAACTGCCGGTAGCCAGACGCCGCCGCCTGCGCGAAGAATACGGTTTTTCCGATATGGAAATGCGGGATGTAGTAAACGCTGACGCATTAGATATTATCGAGGCCACGGTAGCAGCGGGTGCCGCGCCGCAGGCTGCGCGCAAATGGTGGATGGGGGAGATTTCCCGCATCGCTAAAGAAAAGAATCTGGAGCTCGAAAAGGTAGCGGCCACTCCCTCCGATGTAGCGCAGCTACAAGACCTGGTAGACCAGGGCAAACTCAACGACAAATTAGCCCGTAAAGTCATTGCCGGAGTACTTGAAGGCGAAGGCACCCCCGCAGAAGTAATGAAAGCGCGGGGACTCGAAATCGTGCGGGACACCGCTGCCCTCCAGGCCGCAGTTGCCCAAGTGATTGCGGATAACCCGAAAGTGGTAGAGCAAATCAAAGGCGGCAAAGTCAAGGCGATTGGCGCCCTCATGGGGGGCGTTATGCGTGCCACCAAGGGGCAGGCTGACGCCGGTGAAGCTCGCGAAATGATTCTTAAGCAAATCAACGGCTAA
- a CDS encoding SGNH/GDSL hydrolase family protein, protein MKTTDKDNKAASPVIPPWDSFVAIGDSFTEGMTDPLEDDSDDPLYVGWADRLAMELSQRRISAGREPLKYANLAVRGKLIGQVNQEQLDVAIAMKPALLSIVAGGNDMIRPGSSADKVTELLEEMVVKARSQGIEVILCAQYDPHHSPILGLTRSTVAVFNSNLWSLARRHGCYVIDQWGLRSLRDTALWAPDRLHLTGEGHRIMMNAALEALGQSVADPDYQTPAAAGKDRFAASENIAWAKDHLWPWVKRHSRGRSSGDGRSPKYPQLIPVTDDFLE, encoded by the coding sequence GTGAAGACAACTGATAAGGACAATAAAGCAGCATCCCCGGTGATTCCTCCTTGGGATAGTTTTGTAGCGATTGGGGATTCTTTCACCGAGGGAATGACTGACCCCCTGGAAGATGACAGCGACGACCCCCTCTACGTAGGGTGGGCTGACCGCTTGGCTATGGAACTCTCTCAACGCCGAATTTCCGCCGGCCGGGAGCCTCTGAAATATGCTAACTTGGCGGTGCGGGGAAAACTTATTGGCCAGGTAAACCAGGAACAATTAGACGTCGCCATCGCGATGAAACCGGCGCTGTTATCTATTGTTGCCGGTGGTAACGATATGATTCGTCCCGGTTCTTCGGCAGATAAAGTGACGGAGCTGTTAGAAGAAATGGTGGTCAAGGCTCGTTCGCAGGGGATCGAAGTAATACTTTGCGCCCAATACGATCCGCATCACTCCCCGATATTGGGGCTTACTAGGTCTACGGTGGCTGTCTTCAACTCTAATCTTTGGTCGCTTGCGCGTCGCCACGGATGCTATGTGATAGATCAATGGGGGCTCCGCTCGCTTCGCGATACTGCCCTGTGGGCGCCCGATCGCTTACATCTAACCGGAGAAGGACACCGGATAATGATGAACGCCGCCCTAGAAGCATTAGGGCAGTCGGTTGCTGATCCGGACTACCAAACCCCGGCTGCTGCGGGCAAAGACCGTTTTGCTGCCTCGGAAAATATTGCTTGGGCAAAGGATCATCTCTGGCCTTGGGTAAAACGCCATTCTCGAGGACGCTCCTCCGGAGACGGGCGCAGCCCCAAATACCCGCAGCTAATTCCGGTTACCGACGACTTTTTGGAATAA
- the rpsT gene encoding 30S ribosomal protein S20, with protein sequence MANIKSQKKRNRTNEKRRLRNRSVKSELKTLVRRTREAVAAGDVQLAESELRVTSQKMDRAAQKKIIHRNQAANRKSKLAKLVNSMEK encoded by the coding sequence TTGGCAAATATTAAGTCTCAGAAGAAGCGTAATCGTACTAACGAAAAGCGCCGTTTGCGTAACCGCTCGGTAAAGTCCGAGCTGAAGACGCTGGTACGTCGTACCCGCGAAGCGGTGGCAGCTGGCGATGTCCAGTTGGCAGAATCTGAATTGCGCGTGACCAGCCAGAAAATGGATCGCGCCGCGCAAAAGAAGATTATCCACCGTAACCAGGCGGCTAACCGCAAGTCGAAACTGGCGAAGCTGGTTAACTCCATGGAGAAGTAA
- the msrA gene encoding peptide-methionine (S)-S-oxide reductase MsrA → MATTETAYFAMGCFWGAERLFARIPGVIQTAVGYMGGSTENPSYQQVCTDTTGHAETVRVDFDPAQVGYLQLLEIFFSHHNPTTRNRQGGDVGSQYRSQIFPTTAAQEHAAQAVRLEFKHRILDLYGAEPVTQISTATQLPVFYPAEEYHQRYLEKNPFGYCSIKDNGLMKCN, encoded by the coding sequence ATGGCAACTACCGAGACTGCTTATTTCGCGATGGGGTGTTTTTGGGGAGCAGAGCGCCTGTTTGCGCGCATCCCCGGGGTTATCCAAACCGCGGTCGGCTATATGGGAGGAAGTACCGAGAATCCCAGCTACCAGCAGGTTTGTACTGACACTACCGGTCATGCGGAAACGGTACGCGTAGATTTTGACCCTGCGCAAGTCGGTTACCTCCAGTTGCTCGAGATATTTTTCTCCCACCACAACCCCACCACCCGTAACCGTCAGGGCGGCGATGTTGGTTCCCAATACCGCTCCCAGATTTTCCCAACTACTGCGGCTCAAGAACATGCAGCTCAGGCAGTGCGTTTAGAATTCAAACACCGAATCTTAGACCTCTACGGCGCCGAGCCAGTCACCCAAATCTCGACTGCCACTCAGCTTCCCGTCTTTTACCCGGCTGAGGAATATCATCAACGCTACCTAGAAAAGAATCCCTTTGGGTACTGCTCAATCAAAGATAATGGACTAATGAAATGCAACTAG
- a CDS encoding O-acetyl-ADP-ribose deacetylase: MQLGKLQVEVILSDITTLEVDVIVNAANTSLLGGGGVDGAIHRAAGPGLLQECRTLGGARTGEAKITGGYNLPAKYVIHTPGPVWHGGGSREADQLASCWRNCLHLAAENHCRSIAFPSISTGVYRFPIDQAAAIALKEIEDFSASPSTLKSVIICCFSPEDQQVYQQALTAIAQ, translated from the coding sequence ATGCAACTAGGAAAACTGCAGGTAGAGGTAATTTTATCCGATATCACTACCTTAGAAGTAGACGTAATTGTAAACGCAGCTAATACTTCCCTCTTGGGAGGAGGAGGCGTAGACGGCGCTATTCACCGCGCAGCCGGCCCCGGTCTGCTGCAAGAATGCCGGACGCTGGGTGGGGCGCGCACCGGGGAAGCCAAGATTACTGGGGGCTACAACTTGCCCGCCAAATACGTGATTCACACTCCCGGCCCGGTTTGGCATGGAGGAGGTAGCCGAGAAGCCGATCAGCTAGCATCCTGTTGGCGCAACTGCTTACACCTGGCCGCGGAAAATCACTGCCGTTCTATCGCGTTCCCCTCGATTTCAACCGGGGTCTACCGCTTCCCCATAGATCAGGCCGCCGCGATTGCCCTCAAGGAAATCGAAGACTTCTCCGCCTCCCCCTCCACCCTAAAATCCGTCATTATCTGCTGTTTCAGCCCAGAAGACCAGCAAGTCTACCAACAGGCGTTAACAGCAATCGCCCAGTAG
- a CDS encoding RNA-binding S4 domain-containing protein: MGTEERGEGEVAGTANAGSVRADIWVWSVRKYKTRSAAAKACKAGHVKINGKSAKASSPVRLGDQVVVRIGGFDHILQVKQLLERRVSYPLARLAYEDLTPQRLPKLSLPALPRRDAGSGRPTKKERRQLDRLRGRNPNQGRR, encoded by the coding sequence ATGGGAACCGAAGAACGCGGCGAGGGCGAAGTCGCCGGAACTGCTAATGCTGGCTCTGTGCGTGCCGATATTTGGGTGTGGTCAGTACGCAAATATAAAACCCGTTCCGCAGCGGCCAAGGCTTGTAAAGCCGGACACGTGAAAATCAATGGAAAAAGCGCCAAGGCATCTTCTCCGGTACGGCTAGGTGACCAGGTAGTGGTGCGTATCGGGGGCTTTGACCATATTTTGCAGGTCAAACAACTGCTGGAACGCAGGGTGAGCTATCCTTTGGCACGTTTAGCCTATGAGGATTTAACTCCGCAGCGGCTTCCGAAACTTTCCCTGCCGGCTTTGCCTCGCCGCGATGCCGGCAGTGGGCGGCCGACCAAGAAAGAACGGCGCCAGTTGGATCGGCTGCGCGGACGCAACCCTAATCAGGGACGGCGTTAA